The Halobacillus amylolyticus nucleotide sequence GTACATTTAAGCCTTTAGACGGTACGAGTCCATTTATTGGCAGTCAGGGGAGCTAGAAAGAGTTGATGAGTATCGTGTAGAGACCATCATACCAAACTCAAAGCTTGCTAACGTTCTCAAGGCCATGAATAAGGCCCACCCATATGAGGAAGTTGCCTATGACCTCTATCCACTTGTAAACGAAGGTGAGGCGATGGGTGTTGGGAGAGTGGGAACACTTTCGGAAGCGACAACACTTGGTGAACTTTGTGATGTAGTGAAAGAACAGTATGATGTGCCTGCTCTACGTTATGTAGGAGACCGTGATCAAACTATTCAAACCGTTGCCCTCCTAGGGGGGAGTGGGGAAAAGTATATCCATGATGCGAAGAAAAAAGGAGCAGATGTATATATTACGGGTGATCTTTCTTTTCATTTAGCACAAGATGCTGAACAAATGGGGTTGGCAGTGATTGATCCAGGACACCATGTTGAAAAGGTTATAACCCCTCATCTTCAGAAACGATTACAAGAGGAATGCGGTCCTGATGTCGAGTTTATAGTATCGAACTCAAAAACAGAGCCCTTTCGCTTTATGTGAGAAAATGCCACCTGAGCGCAGGTGGCATTTTAAAATTATTTCTTTTTAGCTTTTATCTTAGGTAGAATCTTGTCTTTTTTTACTTTTGATTCTTGGTTCCATGTATCTTCATTCTCAGGGTCATATTGTTCGATAAATTTAATCACTTCTTTAGTAATTGGTGTTGGTGTAGAGGCACCCGCGGTTACGGCTACTTTGTTAACACCATCAAGCCATTCTAGTTTTAAATCAGAAACATCTGCAATACGGTAAGCTTGAGTGCCGGCTACTTCTATAGAAACTTGAGCCAGACGGTTCGAATTGTTGCTGGTCGGATCACCGACTACTAGTGTTAAGTCCGCATCTTTCGCTTGTTCGGACACAGCCTCTTGGCGAACTTGGGTGGCCATACAAATTTCTTGGTGTTTTTCTACCTCTGGGTACTTTTCCTTAACCTTTTCCATGACGTCATATACGTCCCATTGACTCATCGTCGTTTGATTAGTAATGAGAAGCTTGTCATGATCGATGGTGAGATATTCTACATCTTCTTCCGTTTGGACAAGGTGTACCTTGCCAGGTGCTACGCCTAACGCACCTTCAGGTTCCGGATGTCCTGCTTTGCCAAC carries:
- a CDS encoding 4-hydroxy-3-methylbut-2-enyl diphosphate reductase; translated protein: MEIIKIAPRGYCYGVVDAMVIAKNAARDPNLPRPIYILGMIVHNAHVTDAFENEGIITVNGKDRLDLLEDINEGTVIFTAHGVSPEVKERAKAKGLTTLDATCPDVTSTHNLIRDKVAEGYEIIYVGKAGHPEPEGALGVAPGKVHLVQTEEDVEYLTIDHDKLLITNQTTMSQWDVYDVMEKVKEKYPEVEKHQEICMATQVRQEAVSEQAKDADLTLVVGDPTSNNSNRLAQVSIEVAGTQAYRIADVSDLKLEWLDGVNKVAVTAGASTPTPITKEVIKFIEQYDPENEDTWNQESKVKKDKILPKIKAKKK